In one Oscillospiraceae bacterium genomic region, the following are encoded:
- the asnA gene encoding aspartate--ammonia ligase produces MDKTYIPQGYAPCLNLYDTQKAIGLLKRLFEDTLGGALHLRRVSAPLFVEASTGLNDDLNGVERAVSFDIPSAGRDAQVVHSLAKWKRLALYRYQFSVGEGLYTDMNAIRRDEELDNLHSVYVDQWDWEKVLAPRDRTVEYLQSTVRTIVEAMCQTQATLRSVYPQLSSLPALDAGVSFVTAQALEDRWPDKTAKERENAWVREHPTTFLMGIGGPLKSGRPHDGRAPDYDDWTLNGDILIWNPVLERAFEVSSMGIRVDPAALDRQLTAAGCDARRGLPFHKLLLEGKLPLTIGGGIGQSRLCMLLLGKAHIGEVQASVWDDETLNACQEAGVILL; encoded by the coding sequence ATGGACAAGACCTACATCCCCCAGGGGTACGCCCCCTGCCTGAACTTATACGACACCCAAAAGGCCATCGGTCTCCTGAAGCGCCTCTTCGAGGACACCCTGGGCGGCGCGCTCCACCTGCGCCGGGTGTCCGCCCCCCTGTTCGTGGAGGCCAGCACCGGCCTGAACGACGATCTCAACGGCGTGGAGCGGGCGGTCAGCTTCGACATCCCCTCCGCCGGGCGGGACGCCCAGGTGGTCCACTCCCTGGCCAAGTGGAAGCGTCTGGCCCTGTACCGCTACCAGTTCTCGGTGGGCGAGGGGCTGTACACCGACATGAACGCCATCCGCCGGGACGAGGAGCTGGACAACCTGCACTCGGTCTACGTGGACCAGTGGGACTGGGAAAAGGTCCTGGCCCCCCGGGACCGCACGGTGGAGTACCTCCAGAGCACGGTGCGCACCATCGTGGAGGCCATGTGCCAGACCCAGGCCACCCTGCGCTCGGTCTACCCCCAGCTCTCCTCCCTGCCCGCCCTGGACGCCGGCGTGAGCTTCGTCACCGCCCAGGCGCTGGAGGACCGCTGGCCGGACAAGACCGCCAAGGAGCGGGAGAACGCCTGGGTGCGGGAGCACCCCACCACCTTCCTCATGGGCATCGGCGGCCCCCTCAAATCCGGCAGGCCCCACGACGGCCGCGCCCCCGACTACGACGACTGGACCCTCAACGGCGACATCCTGATCTGGAACCCGGTCCTGGAGCGGGCCTTTGAGGTCTCTTCCATGGGCATCCGGGTGGACCCGGCCGCCCTGGACCGCCAGCTCACCGCCGCCGGGTGCGACGCTCGCCGGGGCCTCCCCTTCCACAAGCTGCTGCTGGAGGGCAAGCTCCCCCTGACCATCGGCGGCGGCATCGGCCAGTCCCGCCTGTGCATGCTGCTGCTGGGCAAGGCCCATATCGGCGAGGTGCAGGCCAGCGTGTGGGACGACGAGACCCTGAACGCCTGCCAGGAAGCGGGGGTCATCCTGCTGTGA